From Vallitalea longa, one genomic window encodes:
- the flgK gene encoding flagellar hook-associated protein FlgK, producing MNSSFFGLNVATQGLFTARTWLDITNHNVTNAQTPGYSRQYGVQSASRPLPNNGIGMVGTGSEITKISQFRNEYLDMKFWNNSGHLGEYSVKNSQTSNIETILNEVNNTGITTEFEDMFEALSKLSTDPSNSSYKINFIDMANSFSQFFNDIGDKMRSFQRDANFSIKTKVDQINNLSNQLATVNKQIENVEFSGVEANDLRDKRALIVDELSQIINIKVDERTGINGKKTFSVFANGKKLVEGSNANLLETRSRENVYNPEDEPGLFDIYWQTGIKFNMTDSSLKGELKGYIDMRDGNNGDNFRAVIDHTNTTLPTKTIVVKGANRSDIPKQGEIIIDDKAYKYTDYDPDTCTFTLEEEAPTGANNVSMGQDLKYKGITYYVEKLNRFVRTVAQHFNEIHAKGNNGSGVPLFTYEGYKPGDDVDYNKMTIDNFQFSQEIQDDIDKLLTRFDKNTGESDGDLIKEILSLKHDNSMFETGEPGNYIQALVGELGIDKSQADSFETGQINLNVMIDNQRISYSGVDINEETMNIIKFQQAYMVSAQMIRVFDEIYDVTINRMGAN from the coding sequence TTGAATTCATCTTTTTTTGGATTAAATGTAGCAACACAAGGTTTATTTACAGCTAGAACGTGGTTGGATATCACCAATCATAACGTCACTAATGCACAAACCCCAGGTTACAGCCGACAATATGGAGTTCAGTCAGCAAGTAGACCTCTACCTAATAATGGTATTGGAATGGTGGGTACTGGTTCAGAAATAACTAAAATAAGTCAATTTAGAAATGAATATTTGGATATGAAGTTCTGGAATAATTCAGGTCATCTAGGAGAATATTCAGTAAAAAATTCACAGACCAGTAATATAGAGACGATATTAAATGAAGTAAACAATACAGGAATTACTACGGAATTTGAAGATATGTTTGAGGCATTATCAAAATTATCTACTGATCCATCAAATAGTTCCTATAAAATCAATTTTATTGATATGGCTAATAGTTTCTCTCAATTTTTTAATGATATCGGAGATAAAATGAGATCTTTTCAAAGAGATGCTAATTTTTCTATAAAAACTAAAGTAGACCAGATTAATAATCTCTCCAATCAATTGGCTACAGTAAATAAACAAATAGAGAATGTTGAATTTTCTGGAGTTGAGGCTAATGACCTTAGAGATAAGAGAGCATTGATTGTTGATGAATTATCTCAGATAATCAATATAAAAGTGGATGAAAGAACAGGTATCAATGGTAAAAAAACATTTTCAGTATTTGCTAACGGTAAGAAATTAGTAGAAGGATCTAATGCTAATTTATTAGAAACAAGGTCAAGGGAAAATGTATACAATCCTGAGGACGAACCAGGATTATTTGATATATACTGGCAAACTGGAATCAAATTCAATATGACAGATAGTAGTCTAAAAGGTGAGCTAAAAGGTTATATTGATATGAGAGACGGAAATAACGGTGATAATTTTCGAGCGGTCATAGATCATACTAATACTACTCTACCAACTAAAACCATCGTAGTAAAAGGTGCTAATAGAAGTGATATCCCGAAACAAGGGGAAATCATTATAGATGATAAAGCTTATAAATATACTGATTATGATCCTGATACGTGTACTTTTACTTTGGAAGAAGAAGCTCCAACAGGAGCAAATAATGTAAGTATGGGACAAGACTTAAAGTATAAAGGAATCACTTATTATGTTGAAAAATTAAATAGATTCGTTAGAACCGTTGCACAACATTTCAATGAAATACATGCAAAAGGTAATAATGGAAGTGGTGTTCCGCTGTTCACTTATGAAGGTTATAAGCCTGGAGATGATGTAGATTATAACAAGATGACCATTGATAATTTTCAATTCTCACAAGAAATCCAAGATGATATAGATAAGTTACTGACACGTTTTGACAAAAATACAGGTGAGAGTGATGGTGACCTCATAAAAGAAATTCTTAGTCTTAAACATGATAATAGTATGTTCGAGACAGGTGAACCAGGTAACTACATTCAGGCATTAGTAGGTGAACTTGGAATAGATAAAAGTCAAGCCGATAGTTTTGAGACAGGACAGATTAATCTGAACGTGATGATTGATAATCAGAGAATATCTTATTCTGGTGTAGATATCAATGAAGAAACAATGAATATCATTAAGTTTCAACAAGCATATATGGTTTCTGCTCAGATGATAAGGGTTTTTGATGAGATATATGATGTAACGATTAATAGAATGGGAGCCAATTAG
- the flgK gene encoding flagellar hook-associated protein FlgK, with protein sequence MSSISSLSRAVSGLRANQQALQSTAHNLANVNTPGYVRQQILMKESNYLKIGTSGNSNLMVGMGTDVECLRQVRDMFLDGAFRNEASRYGYYRSGAETVQEIETVLGEIEGESMETVLNKFYKSLNELSKHPDGREARGTFVQSAVLFVNKANLVMEQLNEYQLNLNKQVIDNVDEINRLGEEIDRLNKEIVKYELNGDNANDYRDARNLALDKLSHIVDITYSEDKTGNVNVKAEGHNLVSVDHVYKIELEQSVPNSPLVSPIWEDTGKRVFNLDTEISAERENDKGSLKGLLMARGTRQANWMDTKKADEYNKNVKPSILMTAQAKFDLFVHSVVTTINDIVAPRGKGTDSPYGLDGSQNIEVFKRINMDRYNGSTYNGEDKTNYSSLYSAGNLEINPEILNDYDKICITEDLTKVQDNNIVEDIIKKWQEPNITEYPGCEAKLNINKYYISFVGEIGNLGKSARTQMDNQQILVAQIDNQRSTFMGVSSDEELGNMMKYQHAYNASARVVTVVDQMLDQVINRLGIVGR encoded by the coding sequence GTGTCTTCAATAAGTAGTTTATCTAGAGCAGTCTCAGGGCTGAGAGCAAACCAACAAGCATTACAGTCTACAGCTCATAATCTGGCTAACGTAAACACACCTGGATATGTTAGACAGCAGATTTTAATGAAAGAATCCAATTATCTAAAAATAGGGACTAGCGGCAATAGTAATCTGATGGTTGGTATGGGTACAGATGTTGAATGTTTACGTCAAGTTAGAGATATGTTTCTAGATGGAGCATTCAGGAATGAAGCTAGCAGATATGGTTATTACAGGTCTGGCGCAGAAACAGTACAAGAAATAGAAACAGTTCTAGGTGAGATAGAAGGAGAAAGTATGGAAACCGTACTTAACAAATTCTATAAATCCCTGAATGAATTATCAAAACACCCAGATGGTAGAGAAGCAAGAGGTACTTTTGTTCAGAGTGCAGTCCTTTTTGTGAATAAAGCTAATCTAGTAATGGAGCAGTTGAATGAATATCAATTAAATCTTAATAAACAAGTTATTGATAATGTAGATGAAATCAATAGATTAGGTGAAGAGATTGATAGGCTTAATAAAGAAATAGTCAAATACGAACTGAATGGTGATAATGCAAATGATTATAGAGATGCCAGAAATCTGGCTCTAGACAAATTATCTCATATTGTCGATATAACTTATAGTGAGGACAAGACTGGTAATGTTAATGTTAAGGCAGAAGGACATAACTTAGTATCTGTAGACCATGTCTATAAAATAGAGCTTGAACAATCTGTACCTAATAGTCCACTAGTATCACCTATATGGGAAGATACAGGTAAAAGAGTATTTAATCTTGATACAGAAATTTCAGCAGAAAGAGAAAATGACAAAGGTTCATTAAAAGGATTATTAATGGCAAGGGGTACTAGACAAGCCAATTGGATGGATACGAAAAAGGCTGATGAATATAATAAAAATGTCAAACCATCTATTCTTATGACAGCTCAGGCGAAATTTGATTTATTTGTTCATTCTGTAGTAACAACAATCAATGATATTGTAGCGCCAAGAGGTAAAGGTACTGATTCACCTTATGGTTTGGATGGTTCGCAGAATATAGAAGTTTTCAAGAGAATAAATATGGATAGATATAATGGTTCTACATATAATGGTGAAGATAAAACAAATTATAGTTCATTATATTCAGCAGGTAATCTTGAGATTAATCCTGAAATATTAAATGATTATGACAAGATATGTATAACAGAAGATCTAACTAAAGTACAAGATAATAATATCGTTGAAGATATCATTAAGAAATGGCAAGAGCCAAATATAACTGAATATCCTGGATGTGAAGCAAAACTCAATATAAATAAATATTATATCAGTTTTGTTGGAGAGATAGGAAATCTAGGAAAATCTGCTAGAACTCAAATGGATAATCAACAGATACTGGTTGCACAGATAGATAATCAGAGAAGTACCTTCATGGGTGTATCATCTGATGAAGAATTAGGTAATATGATGAAATATCAACATGCTTATAATGCATCTGCAAGAGTGGTAACAGTAGTAGATCAGATGTTAGATCAAGTAATTAATAGATTAGGTATTGTAGGAAGATAG
- a CDS encoding flagellar protein FlgN, whose product MASLIEDLITTLEKEKNCYEDLLSIGEEKTETIIQGDITTLNELTNREQEIAGSVIKTDRKREEIIDDIAIVTNKNAEELTISNLADLLVKQEQEHIKLNNLKDEIKEIVEKLQRINDRNKILLKESLDYIDFTMNAIQSNSSITNSNYESQGYICNDHDGKRFFDAKQ is encoded by the coding sequence TTGGCTAGCTTAATAGAAGATTTAATAACAACTTTAGAAAAAGAAAAAAATTGTTATGAAGATTTACTCTCTATAGGTGAAGAAAAAACAGAAACAATAATACAGGGTGATATAACTACTCTTAATGAACTTACCAACAGAGAACAAGAAATTGCAGGTTCTGTTATTAAAACAGATAGAAAAAGAGAAGAAATAATTGATGATATAGCTATAGTAACCAATAAAAACGCTGAGGAACTAACTATAAGTAATTTAGCAGATTTATTAGTCAAGCAAGAACAAGAACATATCAAACTAAATAATCTAAAAGATGAGATTAAGGAAATAGTAGAGAAATTACAGAGAATCAATGATAGGAATAAGATATTATTGAAAGAATCATTAGATTATATAGATTTTACTATGAATGCTATACAAAGTAATAGTTCTATCACTAATAGCAACTATGAATCGCAGGGTTATATATGCAATGACCATGATGGCAAGAGATTCTTTGATGCAAAACAATAA
- the flgM gene encoding flagellar biosynthesis anti-sigma factor FlgM, whose translation MRINGIKNINNAYKVNATDRISKVSKIKKEKDSLAISDVAKELQIAKKAVKNTPDIRYDKVNDIKKRMQSGSYDVTAKEVADKIIDRYFDKRR comes from the coding sequence ATGAGAATCAATGGTATAAAAAATATTAACAATGCTTATAAAGTTAATGCCACAGATAGAATATCCAAAGTATCAAAAATTAAAAAGGAAAAAGATTCATTAGCAATATCAGATGTAGCTAAAGAACTCCAAATCGCAAAAAAAGCAGTTAAGAATACTCCTGACATAAGATATGATAAAGTGAATGACATCAAAAAACGTATGCAGTCCGGATCATATGATGTTACTGCTAAAGAAGTTGCAGATAAGATAATAGACAGATATTTTGATAAAAGAAGATAG
- a CDS encoding flagellar protein — protein MNVRNCVKCGKIFNYITGVPICPACKSNLEDQFQVTKKYIRDNPSANISQVADDCDVSMKLIHQWVREERLIFAEGSAIGIECELCGKTIRTGRYCDQCKHDIQHNLNGAYDKEKIEKLKADKVKNKMRYLNKDSLR, from the coding sequence ATGAACGTAAGGAATTGTGTAAAATGTGGGAAAATATTTAATTATATAACAGGAGTACCAATATGTCCTGCATGTAAAAGTAACCTAGAGGACCAGTTCCAAGTGACCAAGAAATACATAAGAGATAACCCAAGTGCTAATATATCACAGGTAGCAGATGATTGTGATGTCTCAATGAAATTGATTCATCAATGGGTTCGTGAAGAACGATTGATTTTTGCAGAAGGATCTGCAATAGGTATCGAGTGTGAATTATGTGGGAAAACCATTAGGACTGGTAGATACTGTGATCAATGTAAACATGATATTCAACATAATTTGAATGGAGCATATGATAAGGAAAAAATCGAAAAACTAAAGGCAGATAAAGTTAAAAACAAGATGCGTTATCTGAATAAAGATAGTTTGCGTTAA
- a CDS encoding ComF family protein, with the protein MKIDKLGNELLNIIYPKRCPICMNIIPINEEERICDSCVEELPYVTEPRCKKCSKPLDNEMEDYCYDCTKNEHSYTRGWALWLYSGEIKKALRRFKYNNNKNYGKIFSKEVVTLYKREISEAFIDLIIPVPLHINKERKRGYNQADIIGKNIGKFLNIPYSSNCVIRTINTKAQKNLSDKERSNNMKKVFKVVKPNQIKDKRVLICDDIYTTGNTIDSLSKELLRNGAKEVFFITLAIGKGF; encoded by the coding sequence ATGAAAATAGATAAATTAGGTAATGAATTGTTAAATATAATTTATCCGAAACGTTGTCCCATATGCATGAACATAATACCTATAAATGAAGAAGAAAGGATTTGTGATTCATGCGTTGAAGAACTCCCATATGTAACAGAACCTCGTTGTAAAAAATGTAGTAAACCTTTAGATAATGAAATGGAGGATTACTGTTATGATTGCACCAAAAATGAACACAGCTATACTAGAGGGTGGGCTTTATGGTTATATTCTGGTGAAATAAAAAAAGCTTTACGAAGATTTAAATACAATAATAACAAGAATTATGGTAAAATATTCTCTAAGGAAGTAGTAACATTATATAAAAGAGAAATATCAGAAGCTTTTATTGACTTAATAATTCCTGTACCGCTACATATTAATAAAGAGAGAAAAAGAGGTTATAACCAAGCTGATATTATCGGTAAGAATATAGGGAAATTTCTAAATATACCCTATAGTTCTAATTGTGTCATAAGAACGATAAATACGAAAGCTCAGAAAAATCTCTCTGATAAAGAAAGATCCAATAACATGAAAAAAGTGTTCAAGGTAGTAAAACCAAATCAAATAAAAGATAAGAGAGTTTTGATTTGTGACGATATATATACTACAGGGAATACTATTGATAGTTTATCAAAGGAATTATTGAGAAATGGAGCAAAAGAAGTATTTTTTATTACTTTAGCAATAGGCAAAGGATTTTAA
- the recD2 gene encoding SF1B family DNA helicase RecD2, with amino-acid sequence MENQQVIEGIIEEIIYKNENNGYCVCEVSTEEEDITCVGTMLSVSEGEQIRAVGEYVSHHTYGRQFQIETYQSFIPKDRHSVLRYLSSGAIKGIGPALAKRIVKKFGDDSFRIIEEEPHTLATVKGISENKARDVAEVFYEQREMRKTVIFLQEYGISLTYSIKIYNKYKERTMDIVGNNPYKLAEDIIGIGFKTADEIAMKMGIHRDSINRVKAGVMYLLNRASINGHTYLPRNDLIDKAEEMLLVPYELIENALIELQINKQVITKEVDDNSITYNMMFYHLELNVARKIYDLAQFDYELPSGVDKEIDDIEETSNISFDDYQKEAIKEGISNGVIVITGGPGTGKTTTINSIIELLERQGLDVLLAAPTGRAAKRMTEATGRQAQTIHRLLEISFMNSDDNNNRFEKHEDNPLECDALIVDEASMVDIVLMNSLLKALIPGTRLIIVGDKDQLPSVGPGNVLKDIIESKRVKVVKLEKIFRQARESAIIMNAHKINSGEHIDLSNKKSDFFYIKRSTAAAILEQIKTLTKTRLPKFAKCSTFDGIQILSPMRKGLLGTINLNKVLQETLNPPNKDKNEKIFRDILFREGDKVMQIKNNYNLAWQVKNDYNFTIDEGIGVFNGDIGIISEINQYTNKLKVKFEDDKVAEYEYANLEELELAYAVTIHKSQGSEYPVVVIPLLTGPSMLLIRNLLYTAVTRAKKYVVIVGLDTTIYQMIDNDKEIERYSTLQLRLKEVYDTMSEAII; translated from the coding sequence ATGGAAAATCAGCAGGTTATTGAAGGAATAATTGAAGAGATAATCTATAAGAATGAAAACAACGGATATTGTGTATGTGAAGTAAGTACCGAAGAAGAGGATATAACTTGTGTAGGTACTATGCTTTCAGTTTCTGAAGGGGAACAGATAAGAGCAGTAGGAGAATACGTTTCGCATCATACTTATGGAAGACAATTTCAAATAGAGACTTATCAGAGTTTCATACCAAAAGACAGGCATTCAGTATTGAGATACCTATCATCAGGAGCTATTAAAGGAATAGGACCTGCTTTAGCTAAGAGAATAGTTAAGAAATTCGGTGATGATTCATTCAGAATAATTGAAGAAGAGCCACATACCTTAGCTACTGTTAAAGGGATAAGTGAAAATAAAGCTAGAGACGTAGCAGAAGTTTTCTATGAACAACGAGAAATGAGAAAAACGGTTATATTTTTACAAGAATACGGAATCTCCTTAACATATTCTATAAAAATATATAATAAATATAAAGAACGGACTATGGATATAGTCGGCAACAATCCTTACAAACTTGCTGAAGACATTATAGGAATAGGATTCAAGACAGCTGATGAAATAGCTATGAAAATGGGAATACATCGTGATTCTATTAATAGAGTCAAGGCTGGTGTTATGTACCTATTGAATAGAGCTTCCATTAATGGTCATACCTATTTGCCTAGAAATGATCTCATTGATAAAGCTGAAGAGATGTTATTGGTTCCTTATGAATTGATTGAAAATGCTTTGATAGAATTGCAGATCAATAAACAAGTAATAACAAAAGAGGTTGATGATAATAGCATAACCTATAATATGATGTTCTATCATCTTGAATTAAATGTGGCTAGAAAAATATATGATCTTGCACAATTTGATTATGAATTACCTAGTGGTGTAGATAAGGAGATTGACGATATAGAGGAAACTTCTAACATAAGTTTTGATGATTATCAAAAAGAAGCTATAAAAGAGGGTATCAGCAATGGTGTTATAGTAATAACTGGTGGCCCAGGTACTGGTAAAACCACAACGATTAATTCAATTATTGAACTACTGGAAAGACAAGGGTTGGATGTATTGTTAGCAGCACCTACAGGCAGAGCAGCCAAAAGAATGACAGAAGCTACGGGAAGACAAGCACAGACTATACACAGATTACTAGAAATATCTTTCATGAATAGTGATGATAATAATAATAGATTTGAAAAACATGAAGATAATCCTTTGGAATGTGATGCATTAATAGTTGATGAAGCATCTATGGTTGATATCGTTCTTATGAATAGTTTATTGAAAGCATTGATTCCAGGGACAAGACTTATAATTGTTGGAGATAAAGACCAATTACCATCTGTTGGACCAGGAAATGTATTAAAAGATATTATAGAAAGTAAGAGAGTGAAAGTTGTCAAGTTAGAAAAAATATTCAGACAAGCAAGGGAAAGTGCAATTATAATGAATGCGCATAAGATAAATTCTGGAGAACACATTGATCTTTCCAATAAAAAAAGTGATTTCTTCTATATCAAAAGGTCGACCGCAGCAGCGATACTAGAACAAATCAAAACTTTGACTAAAACCAGATTACCAAAGTTTGCTAAATGTTCAACTTTTGATGGAATACAGATCCTTTCACCTATGAGAAAAGGACTCCTTGGAACAATTAATCTCAATAAGGTATTACAAGAAACATTGAATCCACCAAATAAAGATAAGAATGAAAAAATATTTCGTGATATTCTTTTTAGAGAAGGAGATAAAGTCATGCAGATTAAGAATAATTATAATCTGGCATGGCAAGTCAAAAATGATTATAATTTCACTATTGATGAAGGTATAGGAGTATTTAATGGCGATATAGGAATCATTAGTGAAATAAATCAATATACTAACAAGTTAAAAGTGAAATTTGAAGATGATAAGGTAGCTGAATATGAATACGCTAATCTTGAGGAGTTAGAGTTGGCTTATGCTGTAACCATTCATAAATCACAGGGAAGTGAATATCCAGTTGTGGTAATTCCTTTACTTACAGGACCATCTATGCTTCTTATAAGGAATTTGTTATATACTGCTGTTACTCGTGCTAAGAAATATGTGGTAATAGTTGGGTTGGATACTACTATCTATCAAATGATAGATAACGACAAAGAGATAGAACGTTATTCTACACTACAATTAAGATTAAAAGAGGTATATGATACAATGAGTGAAGCTATTATTTGA
- a CDS encoding HPr family phosphocarrier protein, translating to MKYDFHARPCAYFVNQASKFQSSITIIAEDKSVNAKSIISVLTSELVKDDRIKIIIDGIDENKAMQKLMHLIQDPLEKDW from the coding sequence TTGAAATATGATTTTCATGCAAGACCATGTGCATATTTCGTAAATCAAGCATCAAAATTTCAATCCAGTATAACAATAATTGCTGAAGACAAGTCTGTTAATGCAAAAAGTATTATTAGTGTACTGACATCGGAATTAGTTAAGGATGATAGAATAAAAATCATCATTGATGGAATTGATGAAAATAAAGCTATGCAAAAATTGATGCATCTAATTCAAGACCCTCTTGAAAAGGACTGGTAG
- a CDS encoding PTS sugar transporter subunit IIA, which yields MFNILKKQKDILIYIPARGKVLELDKVPDEVFASRMIGDGIAFLPHNGIIKAPCDGKIVQIFPTNHALGLVTREGLEIMIHMGVDTVELKGEGFERLIKEQQEVKKGDSLMRMDLELIKEKGKDIITPIIITNMERVKSISPSNMNKLVEDEVIMKIKLK from the coding sequence ATGTTTAATATATTGAAAAAACAAAAAGATATCCTAATATATATTCCAGCTAGAGGCAAAGTTTTAGAACTTGATAAAGTACCAGATGAAGTTTTTGCTTCTAGGATGATTGGAGATGGTATTGCATTTCTACCACATAATGGTATTATTAAAGCACCATGTGACGGTAAGATAGTTCAGATATTTCCCACTAATCATGCTTTAGGTTTAGTTACAAGAGAAGGATTAGAGATTATGATACATATGGGAGTAGATACCGTAGAACTAAAAGGTGAAGGTTTTGAAAGGTTAATCAAGGAACAACAGGAAGTAAAAAAAGGTGACTCGTTAATGAGAATGGACCTGGAATTGATTAAAGAAAAAGGTAAAGATATAATTACACCTATAATAATTACCAATATGGAAAGAGTCAAAAGCATTTCTCCAAGTAATATGAATAAATTAGTTGAAGATGAGGTTATAATGAAAATAAAATTAAAGTAG
- a CDS encoding PTS transporter subunit EIIC, whose translation MQVFSKLQRLGTALMLPIAVLPAAGILLRLGQPDVLNVPFISNAGDVVFANLALLFAIGVALGLSVNKSSTAAFSGALAYFMVVGGINAMAPGTDIGVLGGIITGAVTAYIYNKLRNNKLGKPIVPLATSVAAVPLSLIFSLVWPFIAKGLDMFGKFVINSGAVGAGIYGFFNRLLIPTGLHHILNNIFWMNFGEFTNAAGEIVRGDYARYLAGDPSAGIYMAGFYPIMMFALPAAGLAMYNCAKKSNKALVGSMIISLALTSFLTGVTEPLEYSFIFLAPVLYVLHALFTGISLILCNIIGILHGFTFSAGFIDYVLYFKLATNPLILILIGLGFGAIYYFVFVFVIKKLNLPTPGRLDEAGANIDALISELGLAGIAAEFVAALGGSRNIKSIDACITRLRLTLNDSSIVDDDELKKLGASGVLRPNKKNMQVVVGPKAELVVDEMKKIV comes from the coding sequence ATGCAAGTATTTAGTAAATTACAAAGATTAGGTACAGCTTTGATGCTTCCAATAGCAGTTTTACCTGCAGCTGGTATATTATTACGTTTAGGTCAGCCAGACGTGCTTAATGTTCCATTTATAAGTAATGCAGGGGATGTAGTTTTTGCGAATCTAGCATTATTGTTTGCTATTGGTGTAGCTCTAGGTTTATCAGTAAACAAGAGCAGTACTGCTGCTTTTTCTGGTGCATTAGCATATTTTATGGTTGTGGGAGGAATTAATGCTATGGCTCCAGGAACAGATATTGGAGTTCTAGGAGGAATAATAACAGGTGCTGTTACAGCCTATATATATAATAAATTAAGAAATAATAAGTTAGGAAAACCTATTGTACCATTAGCAACATCTGTAGCTGCGGTACCTTTATCATTAATTTTTTCTTTAGTATGGCCTTTTATTGCAAAAGGGTTAGATATGTTCGGTAAGTTTGTTATCAATTCAGGAGCAGTAGGAGCAGGAATTTACGGATTTTTCAATAGACTGTTGATACCTACAGGATTGCATCATATCCTTAACAACATATTCTGGATGAACTTCGGGGAATTCACTAACGCAGCAGGAGAAATAGTAAGAGGAGATTATGCTAGGTATCTAGCAGGTGACCCATCTGCTGGTATATATATGGCAGGATTCTATCCAATAATGATGTTTGCCCTTCCAGCGGCAGGTCTTGCTATGTATAATTGCGCTAAGAAATCAAATAAAGCGCTAGTGGGATCGATGATAATTTCTCTTGCATTAACATCATTTTTAACAGGTGTTACAGAACCATTAGAATATAGTTTTATATTCTTAGCACCAGTATTATACGTTTTACACGCTTTGTTTACAGGTATATCATTGATTCTCTGTAATATAATAGGTATCCTGCATGGATTCACTTTCTCGGCAGGTTTCATAGATTATGTTCTCTATTTCAAACTAGCTACTAATCCATTAATATTAATACTTATAGGCTTGGGTTTTGGTGCGATATACTACTTTGTTTTCGTATTTGTCATCAAAAAGCTTAATTTACCTACACCAGGTAGATTAGATGAAGCCGGTGCTAATATTGATGCTTTGATATCAGAATTAGGTCTTGCAGGTATAGCTGCAGAATTTGTTGCTGCATTGGGTGGCAGCAGGAATATTAAGTCAATAGATGCATGTATTACTAGATTACGTCTAACATTGAATGATTCATCAATAGTTGACGATGATGAATTGAAGAAATTAGGAGCTTCCGGAGTCTTAAGACCTAATAAGAAGAATATGCAAGTTGTTGTAGGACCAAAAGCAGAGCTTGTAGTTGATGAAATGAAAAAAATCGTTTAA
- a CDS encoding PTS transporter subunit EIIC: protein MSNNVEVTKKRKSALLLPVGALLVAGILLLLGQPFVLNIPFFEGLGKEVFANLPIIVAIIVAIAISTEDHGAVVLSAALGYFVLDKGVTTINEANNMGIVAGILAGLAAGFLYNKYKNVQLPTWLAFFGGKRFVPIVTAFTCIILALIFGYAWIPLERLF, encoded by the coding sequence ATGAGTAACAATGTTGAAGTTACAAAGAAACGTAAAAGTGCTTTACTGCTACCGGTAGGTGCTTTACTGGTAGCGGGGATTTTATTGCTGTTAGGACAGCCATTTGTTCTGAACATTCCTTTCTTTGAAGGATTGGGAAAAGAAGTATTTGCTAATCTTCCTATTATTGTAGCTATAATAGTAGCCATAGCAATATCTACAGAAGATCATGGTGCGGTTGTATTATCTGCTGCGTTAGGTTATTTTGTTCTGGATAAGGGTGTTACTACTATCAATGAAGCCAATAACATGGGAATAGTTGCTGGTATTCTTGCAGGTCTTGCAGCAGGCTTTTTGTATAACAAATACAAAAATGTGCAATTACCTACGTGGCTAGCATTTTTCGGGGGAAAAAGATTTGTACCAATAGTTACAGCTTTTACATGTATAATATTAGCACTCATTTTTGGTTATGCATGGATACCACTAGAAAGATTATTCTAG